The following are encoded in a window of Allosphingosinicella indica genomic DNA:
- a CDS encoding dipeptide epimerase, with translation MSLSPLRLTVRTESFAYKQPFRISGYVFDRTELVVVELSYGEHVGRGEAAGVYYLGDDVPAMLAAIERVRPAIEAGATRLTLQALLPPGGARNALDCAYWELEARQQGKPVWQLAGVREPRPLRTTITLGADDPAKMAAAAIALGDVTAIKLKLTGEAAVDAARVSAVRAAREDCWIGVDANQGYDASAVPALAAHLVANRIELLEQPIKRGSEADLDGVARPLPFAADESCVSLAEMDRIAGRFDVVNIKLDKCGGLTEGLAIAARAKAMGLSVMVGNMMGTSISMAPSFVLGQLCDIVDLDGPTFLAEDRDPAVEYRGGDVWCPESVWGDPQPAMTR, from the coding sequence GTGTCGCTCAGCCCGCTTCGCCTGACCGTTCGTACGGAGAGCTTCGCCTACAAACAGCCGTTCCGGATTTCGGGCTATGTGTTCGACCGGACCGAGCTGGTGGTGGTGGAGCTTTCCTACGGTGAGCATGTCGGGCGGGGCGAGGCGGCGGGCGTCTATTATCTGGGCGACGACGTGCCCGCGATGCTGGCGGCGATCGAGCGGGTCCGCCCGGCGATCGAAGCGGGCGCGACGCGGCTGACGCTCCAGGCGCTGCTGCCGCCCGGCGGCGCGCGCAATGCGCTCGACTGCGCTTATTGGGAGCTGGAGGCGCGCCAGCAGGGAAAGCCGGTCTGGCAGCTCGCCGGCGTCCGCGAGCCGCGGCCGCTCCGCACTACGATCACCTTGGGCGCCGATGATCCGGCGAAGATGGCGGCAGCGGCCATCGCGCTCGGCGACGTCACCGCGATCAAGCTCAAGCTGACCGGCGAGGCTGCCGTCGATGCCGCGAGGGTCTCGGCAGTCCGCGCGGCCCGCGAGGATTGCTGGATCGGCGTCGACGCCAACCAAGGATACGACGCATCGGCAGTGCCGGCGCTTGCCGCGCATCTCGTCGCCAACCGCATCGAATTGCTCGAGCAGCCGATCAAGCGCGGCAGCGAAGCGGATCTCGACGGCGTCGCGCGCCCGCTGCCATTCGCGGCGGACGAGAGCTGCGTTTCGCTTGCGGAGATGGACCGCATCGCCGGCCGTTTCGATGTCGTGAACATCAAGCTCGACAAGTGCGGGGGGCTGACCGAAGGCCTCGCGATCGCTGCGCGGGCAAAGGCGATGGGCCTGTCGGTGATGGTCGGCAACATGATGGGCACCAGCATCTCAATGGCGCCGTCCTTCGTGCTCGGCCAGCTCTGCGACATCGTCGATCTGGACGGACCCACCTTCCTTGCGGAGGACCGTGATCCGGCGGTCGAATATCGGGGCGGAGACGTGTGGTGCCCCGAAAGTGTCTGGGGCGATCCGCAGCCCGCAATGACCCGTTGA
- a CDS encoding dipeptidase, giving the protein MSISSRWTRRAFMGGAAGAAVCAPMVNRGYFELGAQSPRAYSRRAVDLVRDAMVIDMLAPLNLDLDPNAHAKPLTAKAAEEFKVSGITGFHCAFGMSGPDVYAETLAYMAAWQGYCGRNPHVFSLIGSAKDLDQAKADGKAGVIMGVQNAEHFRTAKDVQTFYDLGQRCSQLTYNSQNMIGSGSTDRIDGGVSDYGVEVIEAMNKTGMLVDVSHSGDRTTLDAVELSKVPIAYTHSNCRAIAGHPRTKTDEAIVALGKKGGVMGITGVRMFVSKTDPTNVGHMVDHIDHVVKLTGIEHVGIGSDADLNGYDDMREDQYKMLKAAYKASYAFREKIDIDGFDHPRKVFDLTEELIRRKYSDANIKAVLGGNFRRLLGDTWK; this is encoded by the coding sequence GTGAGCATTTCATCCCGGTGGACGCGTCGCGCCTTCATGGGCGGCGCGGCAGGGGCGGCCGTGTGCGCGCCGATGGTCAATCGCGGCTATTTCGAGCTCGGCGCGCAATCGCCGCGCGCTTATTCGCGCCGCGCGGTCGATTTGGTGCGCGACGCGATGGTTATCGACATGCTCGCGCCGCTGAACCTCGATCTCGATCCCAACGCCCATGCCAAGCCGCTCACCGCCAAGGCGGCTGAGGAGTTCAAGGTTAGTGGCATCACCGGCTTCCACTGCGCCTTCGGGATGAGCGGTCCGGACGTCTATGCCGAGACGCTCGCCTATATGGCCGCGTGGCAGGGCTATTGCGGCCGCAACCCGCACGTCTTCTCGCTGATCGGCAGCGCCAAGGATCTCGATCAGGCCAAGGCGGACGGCAAGGCCGGCGTGATCATGGGTGTCCAGAATGCCGAGCATTTCCGCACCGCCAAGGATGTGCAGACCTTCTACGATCTCGGCCAGCGCTGCTCGCAGCTCACCTACAACAGCCAGAACATGATCGGATCAGGCAGCACCGACCGCATAGACGGCGGTGTCAGCGATTATGGCGTCGAGGTCATCGAGGCGATGAACAAGACGGGGATGCTGGTCGACGTGTCGCACAGCGGCGATCGCACCACGCTCGACGCGGTCGAGCTGTCGAAGGTGCCGATCGCCTATACCCACTCCAACTGCCGCGCGATTGCCGGCCATCCGCGCACCAAGACCGACGAGGCGATCGTCGCGCTTGGAAAGAAGGGCGGTGTGATGGGCATCACCGGCGTCCGCATGTTCGTCAGCAAGACCGATCCCACCAACGTCGGCCATATGGTCGATCATATCGACCATGTCGTGAAGCTGACGGGGATCGAGCATGTCGGCATCGGCTCTGACGCAGATTTGAACGGCTATGACGACATGCGCGAGGACCAGTACAAGATGTTGAAGGCCGCCTACAAGGCGAGCTACGCCTTCCGCGAAAAGATCGACATCGACGGCTTCGACCATCCCCGCAAGGTCTTCGACCTGACGGAAGAACTCATTCGCCGCAAATATTCCGACGCCAACATCAAGGCCGTGCTCGGCGGCAATTTCCGCCGTCTGCTCGGCGACACCTGGAAATGA
- a CDS encoding TonB-dependent receptor yields MIKSAFFGCTALTLSLAPSGAFAQDTAPASGAGVLDSEAIVVTAQKREQILQDVPISISVVGGDQLVKQGATQLVDLSGYVPGLQVDSTGTPGQSTISVRGVAPVGPSQTVGIYLDDSPVGSSSFYARAVGLSLDLLPYDVQRIEILRGPQGTLYGASSIGGLLKYVTVSPDLNNVTGRVGVEGFDVAHGGDLGFAGQGIVSVPLVPGKLAVSGSFAYRKFPGYIDNVQTGAKDQNDYDQTGGRVSLLWQPDEAFTMRLSGIWQNIDAENNASVVQDLATGRRIGDRWSNNNYIDEPFEKDFEYYSAVMDYDFGAATLTSATSYSDTKTVVVQDASRVFGTLYPLLTGGAFDAGLAPFTNTLDLEKFTQELRLTSPGGGTFEWMVGGFYTYEKSGNLQVIRALDFDGNPLVGLDPVAIASLPSKYREYALFGNATYSFSEQFDITAGARWARNKQRFRQISSGAIVPTADDPGRSAESVFTYSISPQFHVSEDTMIYGRVASGYRPGGPNITFPGVVPTVSSDSLTSYEIGVKSNLPASGVSLELAAFYLDWKDIQLSVNFDGVTGLSNAGSARSLGLEGSLIWQPVEGLRLGVNGAYVDAKLTSEPPPSVGGADGDRLPRIPRFSGSFTADYAFPVGSNEASIGMGIRHSGGRLSLVESNPDTVRAKAYTAIDVNAQMTFDERWTLRVYARNLTDTRAALTRDLSTDGLGQPYQFSVTPLQPRTIGIAAEYAF; encoded by the coding sequence ATGATCAAATCGGCATTCTTCGGCTGTACCGCGCTCACGCTGTCGCTCGCGCCGTCCGGCGCTTTCGCGCAGGATACTGCGCCCGCCAGCGGGGCGGGCGTGCTCGACAGCGAGGCGATCGTCGTCACCGCGCAGAAGCGCGAGCAGATCCTGCAGGACGTGCCGATCTCGATCAGCGTCGTCGGCGGTGACCAGCTCGTGAAGCAGGGCGCGACGCAGCTCGTCGATCTCAGCGGCTATGTGCCCGGCCTCCAGGTCGACAGCACCGGCACGCCGGGCCAGTCGACCATATCGGTGCGCGGTGTCGCGCCAGTCGGTCCCAGTCAGACCGTTGGCATTTATCTGGACGATTCACCAGTAGGCTCCTCCAGCTTCTATGCGCGTGCCGTGGGCCTTTCCCTCGATCTTCTGCCCTATGACGTGCAGCGCATCGAGATTTTACGCGGGCCGCAGGGCACGCTCTATGGCGCCAGCTCCATTGGTGGCCTGCTAAAATACGTCACGGTCTCGCCCGACTTGAACAATGTCACCGGACGCGTCGGGGTCGAAGGCTTCGACGTCGCCCATGGCGGCGATCTCGGCTTTGCCGGGCAGGGCATCGTCAGCGTGCCACTCGTGCCCGGGAAACTCGCCGTCAGCGGTAGCTTCGCGTACCGCAAATTTCCGGGCTACATCGACAACGTCCAGACCGGCGCCAAAGATCAGAACGATTATGATCAGACCGGCGGCCGCGTCAGCCTGTTGTGGCAGCCGGATGAGGCCTTCACGATGAGGTTGTCAGGCATCTGGCAAAATATCGATGCCGAAAATAACGCGTCTGTCGTGCAGGATCTAGCGACCGGGAGGCGGATTGGCGATCGCTGGTCCAACAACAATTATATCGACGAACCCTTCGAAAAGGACTTCGAATATTATTCCGCGGTGATGGACTATGATTTCGGCGCCGCAACGCTGACCTCCGCGACGAGTTACAGCGATACCAAGACCGTCGTCGTTCAGGATGCCAGCCGCGTGTTCGGAACGCTCTATCCGCTGTTGACCGGCGGCGCGTTCGATGCAGGGCTGGCGCCCTTCACAAACACTCTCGACCTGGAGAAATTCACGCAGGAACTGCGTCTGACATCCCCCGGCGGGGGCACTTTCGAATGGATGGTCGGCGGCTTTTACACCTATGAGAAGAGCGGCAATCTGCAGGTGATCCGCGCGCTCGATTTCGACGGTAACCCGTTGGTCGGCCTGGATCCGGTGGCAATTGCTTCTCTGCCGAGCAAATACCGCGAATATGCTCTGTTCGGTAATGCGACCTACAGCTTCAGCGAGCAATTCGACATCACGGCCGGCGCACGCTGGGCGCGCAACAAGCAGCGTTTCCGTCAGATCAGCAGCGGCGCCATCGTACCCACGGCGGACGATCCCGGCCGCTCGGCGGAAAGCGTGTTCACGTACAGCATCAGCCCCCAGTTCCACGTCAGCGAAGACACGATGATCTATGGCCGGGTGGCCAGCGGCTATCGCCCCGGCGGGCCGAACATCACCTTCCCCGGAGTCGTGCCCACGGTCAGCTCGGATTCTCTCACCAGCTACGAAATCGGCGTAAAGTCGAACCTGCCGGCGTCCGGCGTGTCGCTCGAACTGGCGGCATTCTACCTCGACTGGAAGGATATCCAGCTGAGCGTGAACTTCGACGGAGTCACTGGACTTTCCAACGCAGGCTCGGCGCGCAGCCTGGGCCTCGAAGGCTCGCTCATCTGGCAACCGGTCGAGGGGCTACGGCTCGGCGTCAACGGCGCGTATGTCGATGCCAAGCTCACGTCCGAGCCGCCGCCGAGCGTTGGCGGCGCCGACGGCGACCGGTTGCCGCGCATTCCCCGGTTCAGCGGCTCGTTCACCGCCGATTATGCCTTCCCGGTCGGCAGCAACGAAGCCAGCATCGGCATGGGCATACGTCACTCCGGCGGCCGGCTGTCGCTGGTCGAAAGCAATCCGGACACGGTTCGCGCCAAGGCGTATACGGCGATCGACGTCAACGCCCAGATGACGTTCGACGAGCGCTGGACGCTGCGCGTCTATGCCCGCAACCTGACCGATACCAGGGCGGCCTTGACGCGGGATCTGTCCACCGACGGCCTTGGCCAGCCCTATCAGTTCTCGGTAACGCCGCTGCAGCCGCGGACGATCGGCATCGCCGCCGAATATGCCTTCTGA
- a CDS encoding DUF1611 domain-containing protein — protein sequence MNAPFDPGAAGAALALPQPYLLFLGDTAEASYAKTAFGLRDWAGERCVGELALSDRTVTTGLPRLSPAEARAKGARALVIGVANEGGIIADHWVASLVEALDAGLDIVSGMHARLADIPALREAAARNGRRLIDVRTPPARLSVGTGRKRSGKRLLTVGTDCALGKKYTALAIAKAFADRGVDTDFRATGQTGIMIAGGGMPMDAVISDFEAGAAEALSPDAAPDHWDVVEGQGSLFHPAYAAVSLGLLHGSQPDVFVVCHRPGRTHIMGLADFALPSIEEVIDMTTRLGRLTNPAIRCGGIALNTASLGDAEAAEVIAEHKARLGLPAADPIRGGAAFDALIDHCLA from the coding sequence ATGAACGCTCCCTTCGATCCGGGCGCGGCGGGCGCCGCGCTGGCGCTGCCGCAGCCTTACCTGCTGTTCCTCGGCGACACCGCCGAGGCCAGCTATGCCAAGACGGCCTTCGGGCTGCGCGACTGGGCGGGGGAGCGGTGCGTCGGCGAACTCGCGCTTTCCGACCGGACGGTGACGACCGGCCTGCCGCGCCTGTCTCCTGCGGAAGCGCGAGCGAAAGGCGCGCGCGCGCTGGTGATCGGCGTCGCCAATGAAGGCGGCATCATCGCCGATCACTGGGTGGCCTCGCTGGTCGAAGCGCTCGACGCGGGGCTAGACATCGTCAGCGGGATGCACGCGCGGCTCGCCGACATTCCCGCGCTGCGCGAAGCAGCGGCGCGCAACGGCCGGCGGCTTATCGATGTTCGGACCCCGCCGGCGCGGCTTTCGGTCGGCACCGGCCGCAAGCGCAGCGGCAAGCGGCTGCTCACCGTCGGCACCGATTGCGCGCTCGGCAAGAAATATACGGCGCTGGCCATCGCCAAGGCGTTCGCGGATCGCGGTGTCGACACCGATTTCCGTGCGACGGGACAGACCGGCATAATGATCGCCGGCGGCGGAATGCCGATGGACGCGGTGATCTCGGATTTCGAAGCGGGCGCCGCCGAGGCACTCAGCCCGGACGCCGCACCCGATCATTGGGATGTGGTCGAAGGGCAGGGCTCGCTGTTCCACCCGGCTTATGCTGCGGTGTCGCTCGGCCTGCTCCACGGCAGCCAGCCGGACGTGTTCGTGGTCTGCCACCGGCCTGGCCGGACGCACATCATGGGGCTCGCCGATTTCGCGCTGCCTTCGATCGAGGAGGTGATCGACATGACGACACGCCTCGGCCGCCTGACCAATCCGGCCATCCGCTGCGGCGGCATCGCGCTCAATACCGCGTCGCTCGGCGATGCCGAAGCGGCGGAGGTGATCGCGGAGCATAAAGCGCGGCTCGGCCTGCCCGCGGCCGATCCGATCCGCGGCGGCGCGGCCTTCGATGCGCTGATCGATCATTGTCTGGCCTGA
- a CDS encoding YkvI family membrane protein, with the protein MHAGADGTKSTWFQRFLLPGFAFKAVVIGGGYATGRELAEFFLPSGPAGGLLGLLLTTLIWSAVCAVAFAFARLVSAYDYRSFFKALLGPIWIAFEITYLLFLVLILAVVAAAAGEIGRALFGLPVIAGTLALVAAIAGITAFGNRGAENLFRYASTFIYLVYALFLILALASFGDRISPALASGVPTDGWVIGGMTYASYNVVAAVAVLPFLRHLTSRRDALVAGALAGPLAALPAIIFFLCMTAWYPAIGSETLPSDFLLRRIGQPWLHLIFQLMIFCALLETGVGAVNAVNERVDEALKGGFAPALRLTLSAALLLGSAFVAARIGLIDLIASGYGAFGYIMLALFVVPLLVLGTLRLVRANTDRLEREGQ; encoded by the coding sequence ATGCACGCGGGGGCGGACGGAACGAAGTCGACCTGGTTCCAGCGGTTCCTGCTGCCCGGTTTCGCGTTCAAGGCGGTAGTGATCGGCGGCGGCTATGCCACCGGCCGCGAGCTGGCCGAATTCTTCCTGCCGAGCGGTCCGGCGGGCGGCCTGCTCGGTCTGCTGCTGACGACCTTGATCTGGAGCGCGGTGTGCGCCGTCGCCTTCGCCTTCGCGCGGTTAGTCTCGGCCTATGACTATCGCAGCTTCTTCAAGGCGCTGCTCGGTCCGATCTGGATCGCGTTCGAGATCACATACCTTCTGTTCCTGGTGCTGATCCTCGCGGTGGTCGCGGCGGCGGCGGGGGAGATCGGAAGGGCGCTGTTCGGCCTGCCGGTGATCGCCGGCACGCTCGCGCTGGTCGCGGCGATCGCCGGGATCACCGCCTTCGGCAATCGCGGCGCGGAGAACCTGTTCCGTTACGCCTCGACCTTCATCTATCTGGTCTATGCATTGTTCCTGATCCTGGCGCTGGCCAGCTTCGGCGACCGTATCAGCCCCGCGCTCGCATCGGGCGTGCCGACCGACGGCTGGGTCATCGGCGGGATGACCTACGCGAGCTACAATGTGGTGGCGGCCGTCGCGGTGCTGCCGTTCCTCCGCCACCTCACCAGCCGGCGCGATGCACTGGTCGCGGGCGCGCTCGCCGGGCCGCTCGCAGCGCTGCCCGCGATCATCTTCTTCCTGTGCATGACCGCCTGGTATCCTGCGATCGGCAGCGAAACCTTGCCGTCGGACTTCCTGCTCCGCCGCATCGGTCAGCCGTGGCTGCATCTGATATTCCAGCTCATGATTTTCTGCGCGCTGCTGGAAACCGGCGTCGGTGCCGTCAATGCGGTGAACGAGCGCGTGGACGAGGCGCTCAAAGGCGGCTTCGCGCCGGCGCTGCGGCTCACGCTTTCGGCCGCATTGCTGCTCGGATCGGCCTTCGTTGCGGCGCGCATCGGCCTGATCGATCTCATCGCCAGCGGCTATGGCGCGTTCGGCTACATCATGCTGGCGCTGTTCGTCGTGCCCCTGCTCGTGCTCGGGACGCTGCGGCTGGTCCGCGCCAACACCGATCGACTGGAAAGGGAAGGCCAATGA
- a CDS encoding serine hydrolase encodes MRIVRKAAFATLLLCIAPALHAAPPEGFEARVEALRKQAGVPGLSLAIVENGQTTMARGFGVRQLGRPETVDGATILPTGSTGKAFTVAGLAILVDQGRIKWDDKVIDHLPWFRMYDPYVTREMTVRDLLVHRSGLGLGAGDLLFVPRTNLSRRESVKRLAHIKPATSFRYGYAYDNILYMVAGQLIEEVTGQTWEAFTAEHVLKRAGMNVSTADEDARFATANRAFPHARMNGGLRGAGDQERLDERDELGRNAAPAGGLAISAEDMTRWLKIQLAHGALPEGGRLFSEEQAKEMWTPVVLQPISPMPEELKPAEPMFDGYALGWDVRDYRGAKLVWHGGAVFGFLTAVVLIPEKNVGFSIIINSEDGYLIRGLMFELIDHYLGAPDYGWPEKWAGFAKKRVAAGVAAMKAQQAKPAKVGPSLPRGRYAGTFTDPWYGNIEIKPAGKGLAIDFKSTPRMGGRLEHWQYDTFVTRFDDKTIEPAYVTFALDADGKVDRITMKAVSPLADFSYDYHDLLFTPAAAGK; translated from the coding sequence ATGAGGATCGTCCGCAAGGCAGCTTTCGCAACGCTGCTATTGTGTATCGCGCCCGCGCTTCACGCGGCACCGCCCGAAGGGTTCGAGGCACGCGTCGAGGCTTTGCGCAAGCAGGCGGGCGTGCCCGGCCTTTCGCTGGCGATCGTCGAGAACGGGCAGACGACGATGGCGCGCGGCTTCGGCGTGCGGCAGCTCGGCCGACCCGAGACGGTAGACGGCGCAACGATCCTGCCGACCGGATCGACCGGCAAGGCGTTCACCGTCGCGGGACTGGCCATCCTCGTCGATCAGGGGCGGATCAAGTGGGACGACAAGGTGATCGATCACCTGCCGTGGTTCCGTATGTATGATCCCTACGTCACGCGCGAGATGACGGTGCGCGATCTGCTCGTCCACCGTAGCGGCCTCGGCCTCGGCGCGGGCGACCTGCTGTTCGTGCCGCGCACCAATCTCTCCCGGCGCGAGAGCGTCAAGCGCCTCGCCCATATCAAGCCGGCGACCAGCTTCCGCTACGGCTATGCCTATGACAATATCCTCTACATGGTCGCCGGCCAGCTCATCGAGGAGGTAACCGGCCAGACCTGGGAGGCCTTCACCGCCGAGCATGTGCTGAAGCGCGCGGGCATGAACGTCTCCACCGCCGACGAGGATGCGCGCTTCGCCACCGCCAACCGCGCCTTTCCGCACGCGCGGATGAACGGCGGGCTGCGCGGCGCGGGCGATCAGGAGCGGCTCGACGAACGCGACGAACTCGGACGCAACGCCGCGCCCGCCGGCGGCCTTGCGATCAGCGCGGAGGACATGACGCGCTGGCTCAAGATCCAGCTCGCGCACGGCGCGTTGCCGGAAGGCGGGCGCCTGTTCAGCGAGGAGCAGGCGAAGGAGATGTGGACGCCGGTGGTGCTCCAGCCGATCAGCCCGATGCCGGAGGAGCTGAAGCCCGCCGAGCCGATGTTCGACGGCTATGCGCTCGGCTGGGACGTGCGCGACTATCGCGGCGCGAAGCTCGTCTGGCACGGCGGCGCGGTGTTCGGCTTCCTGACCGCCGTGGTGCTGATCCCCGAGAAGAACGTCGGCTTCTCGATCATCATCAATTCCGAGGACGGCTATCTCATTCGCGGGCTGATGTTCGAGCTGATCGATCATTATCTCGGCGCACCCGATTACGGCTGGCCGGAGAAATGGGCAGGCTTCGCCAAGAAGCGCGTCGCCGCGGGCGTCGCGGCGATGAAGGCGCAGCAGGCGAAGCCCGCCAAGGTCGGCCCGTCGCTTCCGCGCGGCCGCTACGCCGGCACTTTCACCGATCCCTGGTACGGAAATATCGAGATCAAGCCGGCGGGGAAGGGGCTCGCGATCGATTTCAAATCGACGCCGCGGATGGGCGGGCGGCTCGAACATTGGCAATATGACACGTTCGTCACCCGCTTCGACGACAAGACGATCGAGCCTGCCTATGTCACCTTCGCGCTCGATGCCGACGGCAAGGTGGACCGGATCACGATGAAGGCCGTCTCGCCGCTCGCGGACTTCAGCTACGATTATCACGATCTGCTGTTCACGCCCGCGGCTGCGGGGAAATGA
- a CDS encoding N-acyl-D-amino-acid deacylase family protein, whose protein sequence is MRRLALAPVALLLASAAPAPDYDLVIRGGRVLDGAGNPWVRADVAVKDGRIVRVGQVPGRGAREIAAGDRYVAPGFIDMMDQSTEALLENGLAESKLLQGVTTVIAGEGGTPGDAADIPAYFGKLETLGISVNFGTYYASHQARVKVMGDGAGAPTPAQLEAMRKEVATAMRAGVFGISSALIYPPSSFQSTSDLIALAKEAGKCGGFYSSHMRDESGKLVEAVEEAIAIGEGGGVKVEIFHLKAAFAPGWGKLMPAALAKIDAARDRGVDVAADVYPYVAGGTGLDVSVPNWLWADGEEKGLARLKDPAVRERMKSELAAGPLPDWTNLVHASGGWENVRLANANSAEYDRFNGQTLAAIGKALGRDPADASWDILLAAAAQKKRAMALFFMMSEEDIAAALRRPWVSIGSDASAAVKLGGVDALGLPHPRAYGTFPRVLAEYVGKRKVLTLEDAVRKMSGWPAQRMGLSDRGLIREGMRADIILIDLPKVRDAATWEKPTEPATGIDTVIVNGKLTIDARRHTGARAGAVLRHPCPSVETLS, encoded by the coding sequence ATGAGGCGGCTGGCGCTCGCGCCGGTCGCGCTGCTGCTCGCGTCGGCGGCGCCGGCGCCCGATTATGATCTCGTCATCCGCGGTGGCCGCGTTCTCGACGGCGCGGGCAATCCGTGGGTGCGCGCGGACGTGGCGGTGAAGGATGGCCGCATCGTGCGTGTCGGCCAGGTTCCGGGCCGTGGGGCGCGCGAGATCGCGGCGGGGGACCGCTACGTCGCGCCCGGCTTCATCGACATGATGGACCAGTCGACCGAGGCACTGCTGGAAAACGGCCTCGCCGAAAGCAAGCTCCTGCAGGGCGTGACGACGGTCATCGCTGGGGAGGGCGGCACGCCCGGCGATGCGGCGGACATTCCCGCCTATTTCGGCAAGCTCGAAACGCTGGGCATCTCGGTCAACTTCGGCACTTATTACGCCTCGCATCAGGCGCGGGTGAAGGTGATGGGCGACGGCGCGGGTGCGCCGACGCCTGCGCAGCTCGAAGCGATGCGCAAGGAGGTGGCGACGGCGATGCGCGCCGGCGTCTTCGGCATATCGTCCGCGCTCATCTATCCGCCGAGCAGCTTCCAGAGCACGTCGGACCTCATCGCGCTCGCCAAGGAAGCGGGCAAGTGCGGCGGCTTCTATTCCAGCCACATGCGCGACGAGAGCGGCAAGCTGGTCGAGGCGGTCGAGGAAGCGATCGCGATCGGCGAGGGCGGCGGCGTCAAGGTCGAGATCTTCCATCTGAAGGCGGCATTCGCACCGGGCTGGGGCAAGCTGATGCCCGCCGCGCTGGCCAAGATCGACGCGGCGCGCGATCGCGGCGTCGATGTCGCGGCCGACGTCTATCCCTATGTCGCCGGCGGCACCGGGCTCGACGTCAGCGTGCCCAACTGGTTGTGGGCCGATGGCGAGGAGAAGGGTCTCGCGCGGCTCAAGGATCCAGCGGTCCGCGAGCGTATGAAGAGCGAACTGGCGGCGGGTCCGCTGCCCGATTGGACGAACCTGGTCCATGCGTCCGGCGGCTGGGAAAATGTCCGCCTCGCTAATGCAAATTCCGCCGAATATGATCGCTTCAATGGCCAGACCCTTGCCGCGATCGGCAAGGCGCTGGGCCGCGATCCGGCCGATGCGTCGTGGGACATCTTGCTCGCCGCCGCGGCACAGAAGAAGCGCGCGATGGCGCTGTTCTTCATGATGAGCGAAGAGGATATCGCAGCGGCGCTGCGCCGTCCCTGGGTCAGCATCGGCAGCGATGCCTCTGCGGCGGTCAAGCTTGGCGGCGTCGACGCGCTCGGCTTGCCCCATCCGCGCGCTTACGGCACCTTCCCGCGCGTGCTCGCCGAATATGTCGGCAAGCGCAAGGTGCTTACTCTGGAGGATGCGGTGCGCAAGATGAGCGGCTGGCCGGCACAGCGCATGGGCCTTTCCGATCGCGGACTGATCCGCGAGGGGATGCGCGCCGACATCATCCTGATCGATCTGCCGAAGGTGCGGGATGCGGCGACGTGGGAGAAACCCACCGAGCCCGCAACCGGCATCGACACCGTGATCGTCAATGGCAAGCTCACCATCGACGCGCGCCGCCACACCGGCGCGCGCGCGGGCGCCGTGCTGCGCCACCCCTGTCCATCCGTGGAGACATTATCTTGA
- a CDS encoding dipeptidase has protein sequence MKKLLLAALLAGGCTAQGPSPEPAPPADRHKRILTLDTHLDTPMHFARAGWSFADRHTLANDLVQVDIPRMADGNLDGGFFAIYTAQGPLTPEGYAAARDYAFQRSDLIDATIARFPDRILPARTAADAVRIAGEGKLVAFKSMENSYALGEDLGLLAEFQRRGVRMAGPVHSKNNQLADSATDKARWNGLSPLGRQWVAEMNRLGMVIDASHSSDAAFDQMLELSTTPLILSHSGSRDFFDNPRNLDDARIRRLAEKGGAICVTTVFLSNMNLSPARAELFGKLEAIGTLSPEEQADLTRRWRELDKTESMWADDFDRFMQGVLHVIKVAGPDHVCFGADWDGGGGIKGIEDISALPKVTERLKAAGYSDADIEKMWSGNVLRILRAAEAGAAR, from the coding sequence TTGAAGAAGCTTCTGCTCGCCGCGCTGCTCGCCGGCGGCTGCACCGCGCAAGGCCCCAGCCCCGAGCCGGCGCCCCCAGCCGATCGCCACAAGCGCATCCTTACGCTCGACACCCATCTCGATACGCCGATGCATTTCGCGCGCGCGGGCTGGAGCTTCGCCGATCGACACACGCTCGCCAATGATCTCGTCCAAGTCGACATTCCGCGTATGGCCGACGGCAATCTCGATGGCGGCTTCTTCGCGATCTACACCGCGCAAGGGCCGCTGACGCCGGAAGGCTATGCCGCGGCGCGCGATTACGCCTTCCAGCGCTCCGACCTGATCGACGCCACGATCGCGCGCTTCCCCGATCGCATCCTCCCCGCACGCACCGCGGCGGATGCGGTGCGCATCGCGGGCGAGGGCAAGCTCGTCGCGTTCAAGAGCATGGAGAACAGCTACGCGCTGGGCGAGGATCTCGGGCTGCTCGCCGAGTTCCAGCGCCGCGGCGTGCGGATGGCGGGTCCGGTCCATTCGAAGAACAACCAGCTCGCCGATTCCGCAACCGACAAGGCGCGCTGGAACGGACTCAGTCCGCTCGGCCGCCAGTGGGTCGCGGAGATGAACCGGCTCGGCATGGTCATCGACGCGAGTCATTCGTCCGACGCGGCGTTCGATCAGATGCTGGAGCTTTCGACGACGCCGCTGATCCTCTCGCACTCGGGCTCGCGCGACTTCTTCGACAATCCGCGCAACCTTGATGACGCCCGGATCCGCAGGCTCGCCGAGAAGGGCGGGGCGATCTGCGTCACCACCGTGTTTCTCTCCAACATGAACCTCAGCCCGGCGCGGGCCGAATTGTTCGGGAAGCTGGAAGCGATCGGCACGCTAAGCCCTGAGGAGCAGGCCGATCTCACCCGCCGCTGGCGCGAGCTCGACAAGACCGAGAGCATGTGGGCGGACGATTTCGATCGCTTCATGCAGGGCGTGCTCCACGTCATCAAGGTCGCCGGGCCGGATCACGTCTGCTTCGGCGCCGATTGGGATGGCGGCGGCGGCATCAAGGGCATCGAGGATATCAGCGCGCTGCCCAAGGTGACTGAGCGGCTGAAGGCGGCCGGCTATTCGGACGCGGATATCGAAAAGATGTGGAGCGGCAACGTGCTGCGCATCCTGCGCGCGGCGGAGGCCGGCGCGGCGCGCTGA